From Cupriavidus oxalaticus:
GACAGGTCAGCCCAACCAAAGCTGCCAGGGCCGTATGGATCCTTCGGATCGACCTTGGACGCGATCCAGTCCCCCTTGTTGTACGCGGTCTTAGGTGGATTTGCCGTCGGTGGCGTGCAGACATAGACCGGGATCGCGCAGGCTGTCTGCGCACTGGTGGTGGTGGCCACGCCCATTGCGCTTACGGTACTGGGCTGGATGTCGATGCCGGGCAGCAGGTTAAGGAGATGGATGAACCAGTGGGCAATATCCGTGCGCTCGGCGGTGCATTTGACGTACTTCACCTTGTCCAGCGCGTACGGTACGTCGTTCTTGGTGTAGTAGGTACCGTCAGGCGTGTCGCTGTACGAGACGTTCAGGTCCTTGACCATTTTCACTGCCTCGTTCTGGAACATGGCAGCGTTGCTCGTGCCGGTGGCCAGGCCGGCTGCCTCCGACACGAGCAGCGGCGTGGCTCCCGTGACGTCGCGCGCGGCGGCCAGCGCACAGGCATCGACGCTGTTCTGCAGCTCGCTCTTGGTCACATAGAGTTTGCCCAGGTCGAGCGCCAGCCCGACGAAGCCGATCAGAACAGCCAGCGACAGGCCGACGATGATGGCGATCGCGCCACGCTGCCGCTTGCGCCAGGTGGTCCGCCGGCCTCGGTAGGTGGTAGGGCGTGACATATCGGCTCTCCGTGGTTTGCGCGGATCAACGCGACCCGCCACCTGACATGCCCACGCCACCGTAGCCGCCGGCGCCGAAGTCGATTGTCATGGAGGGCGAGCTGCCTTGCTTGCCGTTGGCCAGCGAACGGTCGAAGTTCCTCATGGCCGCCACCGCGGTCTTGCCGTCGGCGCCCGTGACGGTGGGTAGTCCCGCGGGCGCATCGGGGTTGATGATTTGCATCTGCGTGACCGTGGCGAGCGCCACGCCGCGCTGGCCGTCCCACACCGGCGTGGAGGTCATGCAGGCCGACAGCGTGAGGCAGGCCAGGCTGCCGAGCACCAGCGTGGTGGCGCCGCGCGAAAGGTTGAGTTGTTGTTTGCTCATGATCGTTCTCCTGTGTGCGCAGCGGTTCAGTTACCGCCCGCGGCGGTGCGCGTGGCGGTGCCGGCGGCTCGTGCCTGCGCCAGGCGCGCGGCGGTGGCTTCGATGCGGGCGATGCGCGCGGCGGTGTCCTCGGCAGGTGGTGCGGCGGCGAGATTGCGGACAGCTGGTTGGGCCGGTTCCGGCACGCCCGAGGTCCGAGGCATCGCGGTCGCGGCTGCCTGCGCTCCTGATGAGCCGGCAGTTGCCGGCGGGTCCAGTGGGCGGCCCGTCGGCACCATCGAGACCGACGTGGGCGCGCCCTCGCTGCGTGGCGCCGTCGGCGGCGTGGCAGGTGCTGCGGCTGGCGCGGCAGGCTGCGAGGGGGCCGGCGCCGGCTGCGGCGCGGGCTTGCCACTGCCTTCCATATTGCCCATGAAGTACAACGACAGCGGGTTAGGCGTGGAGAAGCTGTCGGTCGGCAGCGGGTAGTTGTTGGTCTGCATCGGCTTGACCAGGCGCGGCGTGATGACGAACACCAGTTCGGTCAGGTCCTGCTGGTACTGCGTGCTGCGGAACAGCGTGCCCAGCACCGGCACCTCGCCCGCACCCGGCAGCGCCTTGAGCGAGCCGCGCGCGCTGTCGGTCAGCAGCCCGCCGATGGCAAAGCTCTCGCCATCGCGCATCTGAACAGTGGTGGAAGCGCGGCGGGTGGTAATGACCGGCAGGATGGTCTGGCCGGCCAGCGTGCCGCCGCGAATGGTGGCACCCGTGGGCGACAGTTCGGACACTTCCGGCGAGACCTTCAGGTGGATGCGGCCGTTCGCCAGCACGGTCGGCGTGAACTTCAGCCCTACGCCGAATTCTTCTTCCTGCAGCGTGACGGTGCCGGCCCCGTTCAGCACGTTGGCCTGCGCCACCGGGATGTAGATCTTGCCACCGGCGAGGAAGCTCGCTTCCTGGCCGCTGATGGTGACCAGGTTGGGCTCGGCCAGGATCTTGACCAGGCTGTCGTTCTTCTGCGCGTCGACGGCGAATTCGAACGGCAGGTTGTTGGCCTTGCTGCCGAAGATTGCGCCCGAAGCGCCGGTCAGCAGCGACGTCACGACACCACCCGTCCAGGAGCCAAAGCCGCCCTGCAGGTTGACCGCGGAACCTAGCTGGTTCAGCAGCGTCTTCGACACTTCGGCGACCTTGACTTCCAGCATCACCTGCTGCGGGCTGTCGACGGACAGCATGTTAAGCACGCCGCCCTTCTTGTCCCCGTTCTTGCCGTCGGTGCCTTGGGCCGCGTTGGCATACGCCTGGGCGATGTCCATGGCCTGCTGGGCGGACTGCGCATTGGTGACGCTGCCGGTCAGCACGAGGTTATCGGCAGCGGTCATCACGCGGATGCCAGGCTCGCCGGGCAAGAGCTGGCCGAGCGACGTCTGCAGGCCGCCGGCATCGGCATTGACCACGACGTTGATGATGGTGCAGGCGCCGCTGCGGCCTTGCACGATCATGTTGGTGGTGCCTACGCTGCGGCCCAGTACGTAGAGCGTCTGGGGCGAGACCATGGTCGCCTGCACGACATTGGGATTGCCCAGCGTGCGGTTGCGCACGGGCTCTTGCAGCGAGATCAGCTGCGACTTGCCGACCGGCACCATCACGCTGGATTCGCTGCGGATCGCGCCGACGCAGTTGGGGCCGCGCGCGTCGGCAGCCGGTGCGGGCGCAGGCGCCGAGCCCTGCGCCACCGTGGTCGGGGCGCCTGGCGTCATGCTGATGGTCATCTGCATCGGTGCCGCGGGTGCCTTGGCCGCGGCTGGTGCAGTGGCCTTGGTCACGATGCCCGCCTCCATGGCGGCTTGCGCCGCGGCGGCCAGCGGAGTGAAGAGGATGGCGGCAAACACCAGGATGCGGGTGCCGCCTGCGGCGTCGGATCTTTTCTGGTTCATTTTGAATCTCCCCCCGGAGAAGCTGTGATGCAGATCAGGATTCGTGAACGTCGTACGAGGCGTGGTCAGAAGCACTCGACGCCGCCCTGCATGCCTGCCAGCACACCGATGCAGTTGCCACGTGCGGGCTGCGCTGCCACCGTGCGGGTCTTCACCACGGTGCGCGTGGCCGTCTGGGTCACGACCTTGGCGGGCGGCGCTTCGGGCGTCTTGCCCAGCAGCGTGCCCTTGGTGGCGCCGCCGGTGTTGATGTCAGCGACATCCATCTGGTTGCGCAGCACCAGCGACAGCGTGCCGACGCTGCGGGCCACGTCGAGCTTCTCGGCTTGCTCGGGCGTCACTTCGAGCGTGACGGCATTCACCACCTTGGGCTGGGTGTCGTCACGGCTGACCTGTTGCGCTACCGCCAGCACCAGGATCTTCTCCAGCACGATCTTGGAGATGTTGCTGTTCTGCGCGTTGCGCGCTTCTTCATTGGTGTTGACGATCACGTCGACGTAGTTGCCTGGCAGCGCAAAGCCGGCAACACCCACCACGTCATTGACGCGAACCGTGATCGCGCGCTTGCCGTCGTTGATGACTGCGGACAGTCCGCCCTTGGTGCCGATCGGCGCCAGCTTGGCATCGAGAACCGGCTCGCCGCGCTGGAGGCTGGTGCGGACCACGCGGCCCTCCAGCGCCTTCGTGTCCTGGAACGCACCAGGCGGAACGCTGCCCGCCGGCCAGCTGACCAGGCGCAGCTGGCTGCCGTTGAGCGGTTGCCCGAGGTTCAGGTCGTTAGCGGCTACCACCACCTGCCTGACCGAGCTTGATGACTGCTGCACCAGCCATCGCGACGCCGACACCACTGCCGCCACGCCGGCGACCAGGGCAATCAGCAGCATCAGGATTGCGCGCATGTTTTTCATGATGACTCTCCCCAATATCCCCAATGGTTTCCGCGTTGGCTGCTACCGATCAGCTCGCGGCGCGGTGGTTGTCTGACCAGCGGCGGGCGCTGCCGGCCTGTGGCATGCCTTCGGGCGAGGTGCGCAGCCCGTAGTAGCCTTGCCAGGCCGCCACCAGGCCTTCCTCTGTGACTTGCGGCGCGGCGCCGTGGTAGTGCACGCCGGAGGCCACCAGGCGCAGCAGGTCTCGCGGGATGCAGGCGAACAGCGGCGTATCGCTGGCGTAGTGCAGGCTGTCGATAAGGAAGTCGAACACGGCTTCACTGCTGGCCAGTCCGTATTCGGCGGCAGTGCGCTGGTACACCTCGCGATAGTCGTCCACGGACAGCGCACCGACATAGAGCTTGCTGCCGAGCCGGCGCAGGAAGGCATCGTCGCCGAGCGCGGACGGTTCAAGGTTGCTCGAGAACACCGGCCAGACGTCGAATGGCACCGAGAAGCGCACGCCCGTCTGCAGCGTGAACATGTCAACGTTGCGGTCCAGCGGCACGATCCAACGGTTCAGCAGGTCGGTGACGCCAACCAGCTGGCGGCCCAGGTCGTCGATGATGTAGATGCCGTTGTTCGCCTTCATGTGCGGCGGCGCCTGGTAGAAGCCGGCGACGGGGTCGTGGCGCAGGTCCATCATGGACAGCGTCAGTTCGCCGCCGGACAGCACCACCGGGCGGTGGCAGAGGACCCAGCGGCGGTCCAGCGAACGGCGTGCCAGCGAGCCTTCGCTGTCATCGCAGGGCACATGGACCAGCGGGTCGAATACCTGGATGATCTCGCCGGCCACGGTGATGGCATGCGGCACCGGCACCGCGCCCGGCAGCAGCATCCCGAGGCGCTGCGCCAGGTAGGTCTTGCCGCTGCCGGCGGGCCCGTAGATCATCAGGGCTCGGCAGGTATTCAGCGACATACCGATGGCATCCAGCAGGTGGACCGGGATCACCAGATCATGGAAGGCTGCGGTGACGTCGGCCTTGGTCACCGATGCCTGGCCGACCGAGTGGCGCTTCACCGCCTGGACATAAGCGTCCAGCGTGACCGGCGCAGCGCCGATGTAGCTGCAGCGCGCCGAGGCTTCGGCCGCGCGCGCATAGCCGGCATCCGTCAGTCGGAAACGAACGTCCAGGTCGCTGGCGCCGCGGTGGGCAACCTCCAGCAGGCGCTCACGCACGGCAACAGCGGCGACCTCGTTGACCACGGTGCCCGGCAGCTTCAGCGTATCGGTCAGCACCGCCAGCGTGACGGTGCGGTGCATGTAAGCGGCCTTCATCAGCAGGCTCAGCAGCAGTGCCACTTCCAGGCCGGTGTCCGCGATGGTGCGCGGCAGGACGTGCCAGGGGGACAGAGGTACCGCACCGTGTTCGGGCTGGGTATTCCTGACTGTCGCGACGGGTTCGAGGTGCCGCGAGGCGTGACCCGTGTCGTGGTGCTCGTTCATTGCCATCCCCCGTTTGCTGATTTGCGTGTTTTGGTGCTTCATGGCGCGCGTCGCTTCCCGCTGCGCTGTCGTGCTGGTTCTCAGGTACCGGCAAAGAGCATCGCAAGCGTGCCGGCGGCGATGGCGACGCCGTAAGGTATGGAGCCAGCGGATGATTCGGCTTCAGGCTGCACCGGCCTCGCACGGCGTTGGATCGCCATGCTGAGCATGTAGCTCACCCTTGAGAAGGTCACCAGCGTCTGCCTGGTGATGAGAAGCTGCACCAGCGCCCACACGCCACCTATCACGCAGGTCGCTAGGGCGACATTCACAATCATGGTCGCGCCAAGCCAGGCGCCCACGGCTGCCAGCAGCTTGACGTCACCGGCGGCCATGCCGCGCAGCAGGTAGAAGGGCAGAAACAGGGCCAGGCCCACCAGCCAGCCATACAGCCATGTCAGCGAGCCGGCGGTGATGCCATGAATGGTCATCTGCACTGGCAGTGCGGCGATCCAGGCGCCGAAGGTCAGCCAGTTCGGAATGCGGCGCCGATCCAGGTCGATGGCCGCCGCGGTCAGCACGATGCCGATCGTGGCAGGGCCTACGAAGGAGGCGAGAGTGGTGGCGGCTTGCATGGCGTGTTGGCTTGAGGGTTGGAGCGAGCGGGTCAGGGATTGCCGGGCGGAGGTCTCAGGGCATGCTGGTGGCGATCAGCTCGTACATCTCTTTCACTGCGCCGCTGATCTTGAACACGGAGCCGATGATGGCCACCGCGATCAACATGCCGAGTAGCGCGTATTCGATAGAGGAGACGCCTTTGTCGTCTTGCAGCAGATCCTTTGATATGGCGAGGAACTTCGACATTGGCGTCTCCGGTGTCACAGTGATGGCTTGATGCGCAGGCGCAACGCATGGCCAGCGACTAGACGCGGCCCACACGTGCGCCCTGCGGATCTATCAAGGGGCAGGAGTGTTTGCAGCCTTGAGCTCCGTGCCGATCGCGTCAAACGTCTTGTCCAACTCAACGCCGACGAGCCTGACGGCAGCGATGATGACAACCGCAATCAGGGCGGCAATCAAGCCATATTCAATGGCGGTCACGCCTTCTTCATCACGGATGAATTGCTTGAACATAGTGGTCAGGTTTTGCATGATTAACTCCTTTGGTTTGGAACAAGCACTACAGGACTGCGTAACTTCGGAAAGGTAAGCACTGGCACCGGGTCTCAATGCCGGGAAGCGCGGCAGCACGGCGGAGCGCAGATAGCACATGCATGGAAGGGCCAGCGGCCCGGACCGTCGCACATGCCCTGCGGGCAGCGCGCCTCCAGCCGGCGTTCGGCCGAAGCGTGCATGCAGCGCGCTACGTGGTGCGCATGGCCTGCGCGTGTCATGCAACGGAACGGCACGCTGCCGCCCATGCGGGCGGATGCGGCGTTGCAAGCGTTCCAGTGCGTCAGCGCGAAATGGCGTGCGGCAGGCATGACAAGGTTCCCCGTATCTTTCTTGGTTCTGATGCCGGCCAGTTGCTCCGCCATCTCGGCATTCGCCTTTGTGGCGGTGCCGGTGCCAGGACATAGGCAAGCGACGGGCCAGCCAACGCGAAACCCTTGTGCCACAAGGCTTTCCGGGAAGCGTGCCTGAAACGGCGGTAGGCCATCGACACCGTATGCGGTGTTTTCACCGCACTTCGTTGCCGTCGGGAAACGCAAGCCGCGCAGGCCATTTCGGATGAACCAACTAACGGATGAGTGCGTGCGGCGCGCTGGCGCTCGCGAGCGTTCAACCCAAGGCAGGCGCTTCAACCAAAAGCATGATTTGGCAGGGTTCGGGGAGAACGATACATACGGCACTTGGATGGGGAATTGCGGTGCTTGCCGATTGCGGCGCGAGCAGTGCCGCCTGATGGATGAGGAAGCGGGAACAACGGGCCTGCGTTTCCGGATAGAAACATCGACACCTTCCGTGGCGCGCGTGGCATGTCTCGAAATGTCAGCCCGATCTCCTGCAACCCTTGTATTTGTGCGGCTTGCTGGCCAGGCAGGCCGCATGATTCAAGGAAGAAACGTTGCTCGCACCAGCGCCGCTCAGGAATAGCTATCCATGCGTTGCCGACGCTCGCGCATCTTGCTTTCCGTTCGGTGCGCGACAAAACTGGGCCAGGAAGAATGGCTGCGTTCCCGCTATGTACAGCGGGGTACTGCATGCACAAGACCAAGAAAACAGGGGGAAGATGCCGCATCGACAGCCGGTATGGTTGCACACGCGCACGCCCCCTGATGCAGGTGTTGCCAGCATCGGAGGATCCAGGTCATGTCCAACTATGAAACCCAGCTCCTGTCGCTGGTGGTGCCATTCCACAACAACGGCGCTGCGACAGATGGCTTCCTTGCGCGCGTGCTGCCGATCCTGGAATCCCTGCACGCCACGCATTTCGAAATCGTCTGCATCAACGACGGTAGTACGGACGACACGCTGTCCAGGCTGGTCGAAGCAGCGCGCCGCGATGGCCGGATTCGCGTGATCGAGCTGACGCGCTGCTTTGGCAAGCAGGCGGCCCTGACTGCCGGCATGGACGAGGCACTCGGGGACGCCGTGGTTCCGTTCGATGCGGACCTGCGTGATCCGCCGGAGCTGATCCCGACGCTGGTCCAGTGCTGGCGACAAGGCGCGGAGGTTGTGCTTGCCCAATGCACGGGTCCTGGCAATGGCTCGTACCTGAAGCGGTTTGCCAGCGCCGTTTGCGACCGCTTGCACAACGCACTGTCTGAGCTGAACATTCCCAGCAATGTCGGTGAATTCCGCCTGATGGATCGTGCGGTAGTGAATGCCATCAAGCAGCTCCCCGAAAGACATCGCTTCATGAAAGGCCTGTTCTCCTGGGTGGGCTTCAATACCGTGATCGTGCCGTATCAGCGGGAACAGTGCCGTGCAGGCTTATCGAACGAGCAGGGAAGCGGGCGATGGAGGGCGACGCTCGCCGACATCGCCAGCTTTGGTTCGGTGCCGCTGCGTGGCTGGATGTACCTTGGCTCGTGCATCGCGCTCGTCTCAATCTGCTACGGCCTGTACCTCGCCGCATATAGTGCAATGGGCGATGGGGAGGTGCCCGGCGTTGCGCCGGTGATCGCGCTCCTGCTGTTCTTCAGCGGCGTACAGCTGATTGGCATTGGCCTGGTTGGCCAATACATCGGGCGCATCTACGAGGAATCAAAAGGCAGGCCGATTTACCTGGTCAAGCGCCGCTACCATACGCGTCGTCCGCTGCGTCGCGCAGGCGGGGACGGCAAGATCATTTCACTGGTGGCCGGCAAGCGCAGCTGACAAACTGACCGAAGCATGCAAGGGTGCGGCCGCCCGGCTTCGCGGGCGGTTATTTTCGGCAGGCAAGCATGCCGGGGGCCCAGGGCCGGCACGCATGAATGGCACATTGCTGGCGGGATCGCAATCGACCCCGCCAGCAATGTCGAGAGGGATGAGTCGGGCGTGTGCGCTGAAGCTTATGATGCGATTGGCGTGGACGGTCTCTTGCCTCAGGTTCCCTGCACGCACACCATCCCCATATCCCCCTTCCTCACCTGCAGCTTGTAATCCCGCATCAGCCGGAACAACGTCACCCGCGAAATTCCCAGTTCCGCCGCCACATCGATCAGCCGCTCATGATTACGCTGCAGCGCCTCGACGATCGCATGCTGTTCCGCTTCCTCGCGGATCGCCGCCAGCGTCTTCGGCCGTTCTTCCACAGGCGTCGCCAGTTCCAGGTCCGCCGGCTGGATCACGCCGTCCTCGCACATCGCCGCCGCATGCCGGATGCGGTTGATCAGCTCGCGCACGTTGCCAGGCCAGTTGTGCTGCTGGATCGCGCGCAGCGCGGTTGGCGAGAAGCCGCGGATGCGGGCCGGCGATTGCTTGCGCACGCCGTCGAGCACGTGCTCGGCGATCAGCATGATGTCGCTGCCGCGTTCGCGCAGCGGCGGCTGGCGTACCCGCAGCACGCACAAGCGGTGGTAGAGGTCGCCGCGGAAGCGTTCGGCGGCGATGGCGGCGTCGAGGTCGACGTGGGTTGCGGAGATGATGCGCACGTCGACTTCGATGGATTCGGTGCCGCCGAGGCGCTCGATGCGTCCGGTCTCCAGGAAGCGCAGCAGGCTGGTCTGGCTTTCCAGCGGCATGTCGCCGATTTCATCGAGGAACAGCGTGCCGCCCTGTGCCATCTCGATGCGCCCCGGCTTGCGCTTGGTGGCGCCAGTGAAGGCGCCGCGCTCGTAGCCGAACAGTTCCGACATCAGCAGCGTGGGCGGGATGGCGGCACAGTTGACGGCAACGAAGGGCTTTTGCGCGCGTTCGCTGGCATGGTGGATGGCCTGCGCGGCGAGTTCCTTGCCGGTGCCGGACTCGCCCGAGATCAGTACCGGGGTGTCCCAGCGCGAGACCTTCTCGATGCCGCGGAACAGCGTTTGCATGGCGGAACAGGTCCCGATCATGCCGTCCGGGCGCGAGCTGGCCGCCGCGCGCTGCACGGCGGGCCGCATCTGTGCCATGCCCTGCGCATGGCCGAGCGAGTGGGCCAGGTCGGCGGACTCGAACGGGGAGGTGTAGTAGTCGACGAAGTAGAGCCCGAGCAGGCGGCGTGCCGCTTCGCTCAGCGCATCGCGGCTGGCGACGATGCCGATCCAGCCGAATTGCGGCTGGGCCAGCCAGGGTTCGAACGATTCCAGCTCGGCATCGCTGAAGCCGCTGTGCACGTCGAGCAGCGCGGCGGCCGGCTGGGAGCTGTGGGCCAGCGCATGCAATTCCTGCAGGTTTGACGCGAAACTGAGCTTCCAGCCCCGTTGCGACAGGACCCTGCAGAGCATGGCGTCGTGATGCTGCGACAGGTACAGCAGCGGGCGGTTGGCATACGCGCTCATACGATTTCCCCGGATTTCTTCTTATCAGACGAAACCGGCGGCGGCGGTTGCCACGCACCGGATTCGGTGGCCATAAGGCCTGCGCCGTCGCTGCATCATCGATGCCTCGAACCGGCGTCCTCCCCGAATTCTGTTCTTGCCGTCCCGCCGATGCGCCGCGTAGTCCGCCGCTGCCGCGCCGATGTCGATGGCATCGGTCACGGCAGCGGTGTCTCGCAGCGCCTGCATGGCAGGCCGGTCAGCACCCCATTCTTTCCAGACGCGCCGGCAAGCCGTGCGTCCGCGATCCCGTTTTCGCCGCCCGGTGGTCCGGGCTGGCAGGGTTCTTCCAGGTTGCACGGGCCACGCGCAAGCGCGCGGCCCGTGTCCTGAAAGACCTCCCTCTAATCTTGTCGGCGGCCTCTGCAACGACCCGCCGGTGCGGGCCAGTTCCTGCCGCGTGGCCCAACGCTTACAGCACCAGCCCGACGCCCACCCTGGGATGCGAGAGTCGTTATGAAACTGACCTTCGGCGAACGCATGCCAGTATGTTTGCCGCTTCCGTTTCAGACTTCCCCTGTGTCGGGCTTCTGTTCGCGGGGACACAAGTGCGACGAACGTGCCAGTGGGGTACAAGCCGTTGATTCGAAAAGAGAATCGTGAAAAACGAGTGTTCCCGTCGCCGCCGTGCTGTAAGAAAACGTTCCGATCCTGATACATCGCAGGCCTTTTTCATGCTGCGATGCAACAAGTTCGCGCTTGTCCGTGCCAGGCATACGTCACAGTTTTAGGAACCCGTGTGCCGAAAGGTCTACCTTGACGCCTCCGCGGCCATCCGAAAGAGGGGAGGCGGCATTTTGGACGTTCGGGCGCCATGGCTCCGATACTGCACGCGGCAACCCGTTCGTCGAAGTTGCATTTTCTTTACAGCGGCCTCGAGCTTTTTCAAGCGGCGCAGGTCTGCCAAACCTCAACTGTCTCAGCCTTTTAGCGATTTACAGCCAGGCGTAGCCGTGCTGGAAGGCTGCTGCGATGGCCGTTGACACGCATTTGCATGGTTCCGCGCAGGATGCTCAGGGCCCGGCCTCATCTTTTTGGATGGGTGGCGCGGGAGATCCATGCGCGCCGGCATGGCGGGCAAAATGGTTGCGTCGATGAAACTCAGGGTGGTTTCCGATGCAGTCGAAGGGCGCGTTCAGAGACACCACGCCGGTGTTGCGATCGCCGGCCAGCCGTTGAAATGCCTGGAGTTATCGAAAATGATTCGTATTGCCAACATCGGCGTACGAAACAATTTCAGGATTGAAACTGCCAGGGTTGGCCGCCGACCGTGGGATGCGTTTGCGTGGCTTCGCCGCGCACTTGTTCCTGCAGCCAGGCGTGGAAGGCATGGATCGCCTTTTCCCGCGGGTTGCCTTCGCGCCAGGTGACCCAGTAGTGCAGGCTGGATGGGATCCGGGTCGAGCCGATCTGCACCAGCTGGCCGCTGGACAGGTAGTCATGCGCCAGCTGCGCGCGCGCGGTGGCAAGGCCCAGGCCGGCCACGGCTGACTGCAGCATCAGCCCGGCATCCTGGAAGATCGGGCCGCGTTCGGGCTCGTCGCCCGGCAGGCCGGCGGCTTCCAGCCAGTCGCGCCATGGGCGCAGCGCAAAGCGCAGCATCGGCAGGCGCGGCACGTCGGCCAGCGTGAAGCCGGGGTAGCGCGCCAGCAGCGCCGGGCTGGCTACGGCGATGACGTGGTCCTCGATCAGGTTGTGGCACTCGAAGCCGGGCAGGTCCACGCGCTGGTGCCAGATGCCGACGTCGACGCTGTACGGGTCGGGCGGGCTGATCTCGGCGTGCAGCCGCAAATGCAGGTCCAGCGACGGCACCTGTGCATGCAGGCTGGGCAGCCGCCGGATCAGCCAGGCATTGGCCAGGTCCTCCATCACGCTGACCTGCAGCCGTACCACCGGCGGCGCGGCGCTGTTGCCGGCCTCGCGCAGCGCGCTTTCGATGCTGTCGAGCGCGGCGCGCACCTGTTCGGCCAGCCGCGCGCCAGCGCTGGTCGGCGTCATCCGGCTGCCGCTGCGCTGGAACAGCTTGGTGCCCAGGCTGGCTTCCAGCCCGCGGATATGGTGGCTGATGGCGCTGTGCGTCAGCGCCAGCTCTTCGGCCGCGCGCG
This genomic window contains:
- a CDS encoding LysR substrate-binding domain-containing protein, whose amino-acid sequence is MSRSPGKPAHRPVHLPPLQALRALEAATRHRSFSRAAEELALTHSAISHHIRGLEASLGTKLFQRSGSRMTPTSAGARLAEQVRAALDSIESALREAGNSAAPPVVRLQVSVMEDLANAWLIRRLPSLHAQVPSLDLHLRLHAEISPPDPYSVDVGIWHQRVDLPGFECHNLIEDHVIAVASPALLARYPGFTLADVPRLPMLRFALRPWRDWLEAAGLPGDEPERGPIFQDAGLMLQSAVAGLGLATARAQLAHDYLSSGQLVQIGSTRIPSSLHYWVTWREGNPREKAIHAFHAWLQEQVRGEATQTHPTVGGQPWQFQS